From Microbacterium sp. LWH11-1.2, one genomic window encodes:
- a CDS encoding transcriptional regulator, translating into MPGDLPHPERSEIQITDVLFALSDPERLAIARQLADGPLDMAACHATDPNLPKSTKSHFMKVLREAGVIRNEPNGRRRMLTLRRDDLDTLFPGLLDSVLRG; encoded by the coding sequence ATGCCAGGCGACCTTCCGCACCCGGAGCGCTCCGAGATCCAGATCACCGACGTGCTCTTCGCGCTCAGCGACCCCGAGCGTCTGGCCATCGCGCGTCAGCTCGCCGACGGTCCGCTCGACATGGCCGCCTGCCACGCGACCGACCCGAATCTGCCGAAGTCGACCAAGTCGCACTTCATGAAGGTGCTGCGTGAGGCCGGCGTCATCCGCAACGAACCCAACGGGCGGCGACGGATGCTGACGCTCCGACGCGACGATCTCGACACGCTCTTCCCCGGGCTGCTCGACTCCGTGCTCCGGGGCTGA
- the panB gene encoding 3-methyl-2-oxobutanoate hydroxymethyltransferase, translated as MSAHAAPRKRVTLASLATKKEAGDPIVMVTAYDHPSAQIVEDAGVDMVLVGDSAAMTVLGYESTVPVTVDEMLMLTKAVRRGLTIPLLVGDLPFGSYEASDALAIATAQRFVKEAGVDLVKIERGGSTVDRARALVRAGIPVVGHVGLTPQTATALGGYRAQGRTAEAALAVIDDALALQDAGCSMLVIEAVPSEVTAALMPLLDIPVIGIGAGADADGQVLVFHDLLGLYDGGAAKFVKRYAALRDAAVAGVSEYAAEVRGGVYPGAEHGYAMPADEAARLGELLARR; from the coding sequence GTGAGCGCGCACGCGGCACCCCGCAAGCGGGTCACGCTCGCGAGTCTTGCCACGAAGAAGGAGGCCGGCGACCCGATCGTCATGGTCACCGCCTACGACCACCCGAGCGCGCAGATCGTGGAGGATGCCGGCGTCGACATGGTGCTCGTCGGCGACTCCGCCGCGATGACCGTGCTCGGCTACGAGAGCACGGTGCCGGTGACGGTCGACGAGATGCTCATGCTGACCAAGGCCGTGCGGAGAGGGCTCACCATTCCGCTGCTCGTCGGCGACCTGCCGTTCGGCTCCTATGAGGCGTCGGACGCGCTCGCGATCGCGACCGCCCAGCGCTTCGTCAAGGAGGCCGGAGTGGACCTCGTCAAGATCGAGCGCGGCGGATCGACGGTCGACAGGGCGCGGGCCCTCGTGCGCGCCGGAATCCCGGTGGTCGGTCATGTCGGCCTCACCCCGCAGACCGCCACGGCACTCGGCGGCTACCGCGCGCAGGGACGCACCGCCGAGGCCGCGCTCGCCGTGATCGACGACGCCCTCGCGCTGCAGGATGCCGGCTGCTCGATGCTCGTGATCGAAGCCGTGCCGTCTGAGGTCACCGCGGCGCTCATGCCCCTGCTCGACATCCCGGTCATCGGGATCGGAGCGGGAGCGGATGCCGACGGCCAGGTGCTCGTCTTCCACGACCTGCTCGGCCTGTACGACGGCGGCGCGGCCAAGTTCGTGAAGCGCTACGCGGCCCTGCGCGATGCGGCCGTCGCCGGCGTCTCCGAGTACGCGGCCGAGGTGCGCGGCGGGGTGTACCCGGGCGCCGAGCACGGATACGCGATGCCGGCGGACGAGGCCGCACGGCTGGGGGAGCTGCTGGCGCGGCGGTAG
- a CDS encoding TetR/AcrR family transcriptional regulator: MPTSRSSILSTADARRPLVAAAALAEFARGGYHGTTVADVAREAKISPAYVFKLYAGKEALFIAALEACFEAIIVALEEGADAASAQTPEAILDAMGDAYAHLISDRKLLMLQVHAQSVAEIPEIGAALRAGLGRVTTYAQSRSGGSDEDVQTFIAFGQLCHLIVTTQLDGRPEKWATVLTRGIRHPD, translated from the coding sequence ATGCCCACCTCGCGTAGCTCCATCCTCTCCACGGCAGACGCCCGCCGGCCCCTCGTGGCCGCGGCGGCGCTCGCGGAGTTCGCACGCGGCGGGTATCACGGCACGACCGTCGCGGATGTCGCCCGCGAGGCCAAGATCTCCCCGGCCTACGTCTTCAAGCTCTACGCCGGCAAGGAGGCGCTGTTCATCGCGGCGCTCGAGGCCTGCTTCGAGGCCATCATCGTCGCCCTCGAAGAAGGAGCGGATGCCGCCTCGGCGCAGACCCCGGAGGCCATCCTCGACGCGATGGGCGATGCCTACGCGCACCTCATCTCGGACCGGAAGCTGCTGATGCTGCAGGTGCACGCGCAGTCCGTTGCCGAGATCCCCGAGATCGGCGCCGCGCTCCGAGCGGGACTCGGCCGCGTGACGACGTACGCGCAGAGCCGCTCCGGGGGCTCCGACGAAGACGTGCAGACCTTCATCGCGTTCGGTCAGCTGTGCCACCTCATCGTCACCACGCAGCTCGACGGGCGCCCCGAGAAGTGGGCGACCGTGCTGACCCGCGGCATCCGCCACCCCGACTGA
- the panC gene encoding pantoate--beta-alanine ligase yields the protein MKILRTIVEVRAAVSAARRENQSVGLVPTMGAFHEGHLSLMRRARAQNDLVVVSLFVNPTQFGANEDLGAYPRDEARDAALAETEGVDILFAPAASEIYPDGFATNIHVAGLTDVLDGAARGAHHFDGVATVVTKLFGIVRPDVAYFGQKDAQQVLVVRRVVRDLDLDVRIEACPIVREADGLAMSSRNVYLDADARARATALNRALDAAASVFEAGERDADGILSAARRVLADAGITPDYLELRDASTLESVDRVEGDALLAVAARVGAARLIDNHTLSATKDA from the coding sequence ATGAAGATCCTCCGCACGATCGTCGAGGTCCGCGCCGCCGTCAGCGCGGCCCGGCGCGAGAACCAGAGCGTCGGCCTCGTCCCCACCATGGGCGCCTTCCACGAGGGGCACCTCTCCCTCATGCGCCGCGCCCGTGCGCAGAACGACCTCGTCGTCGTCTCGCTCTTCGTCAACCCGACCCAGTTCGGCGCGAACGAAGACCTCGGCGCCTACCCGCGCGACGAAGCCCGCGACGCCGCGCTCGCCGAGACCGAGGGCGTCGACATCCTCTTCGCTCCCGCGGCATCCGAGATCTACCCCGACGGCTTCGCGACGAACATCCACGTCGCAGGGCTCACCGACGTGCTCGACGGAGCCGCCCGCGGAGCCCACCACTTCGACGGCGTCGCCACCGTGGTCACCAAGCTGTTCGGCATCGTCCGCCCCGACGTCGCCTACTTCGGGCAGAAGGATGCGCAGCAGGTCCTCGTCGTCCGCCGCGTCGTGCGCGACCTCGACCTCGACGTGCGCATCGAGGCGTGTCCGATCGTGCGCGAGGCCGACGGACTCGCCATGAGCTCGCGCAACGTCTACCTCGACGCGGATGCTCGCGCGCGAGCGACCGCGTTGAACCGGGCGCTCGACGCCGCGGCATCCGTCTTCGAGGCGGGGGAGCGCGACGCCGACGGCATCCTCTCCGCTGCCCGACGCGTGCTCGCGGATGCCGGGATCACGCCCGACTACCTCGAACTCCGCGACGCATCGACGCTGGAATCCGTCGACCGCGTGGAGGGCGACGCGCTCCTCGCCGTCGCGGCCCGTGTGGGCGCCGCCCGGCTGATCGACAACCACACTCTCTCCGCAACGAAGGATGCCTGA
- a CDS encoding type II toxin-antitoxin system VapC family toxin, whose translation MTTTGEPSRLHERLVTEHLIAPEILPIEAASALRGLNRGGILSDERLARAASDLPRLRVELYPPLPLVPRVLDMRQNLSAYDAAYVVLAEVTRSALLTLDQRLARSAAAHCAVEVPSR comes from the coding sequence ATGACCACGACGGGCGAGCCGTCGCGGCTCCACGAACGGCTGGTCACCGAGCATCTGATCGCGCCCGAGATCCTTCCGATCGAAGCCGCCTCCGCCCTGCGCGGATTGAACCGCGGCGGCATACTCAGCGACGAACGCCTCGCCCGCGCGGCATCCGACCTCCCTCGACTTCGGGTCGAGCTGTATCCGCCACTGCCACTCGTGCCGCGCGTGCTCGACATGAGGCAGAACCTCAGCGCCTACGACGCCGCGTACGTCGTCCTCGCCGAGGTCACGCGATCGGCGCTGCTCACTCTCGACCAGCGTCTGGCTCGCTCAGCCGCGGCGCACTGCGCCGTGGAGGTACCGTCGCGCTGA
- a CDS encoding DUF2975 domain-containing protein — MRKATIVVLQVVIAIALVGSVAVQALIAPLLWLDLGEGELLGRIFLVGIVVLGVGTLQVFGICVWLLLNKVRRGSIFSESSFLYVDVIIGAILVAAILALSLAIALAPGDAAPGVVGLICGASLVLGGMALLVVVMKALLRQAIASEAEAQTLRAELDNEVI, encoded by the coding sequence ATGCGAAAAGCGACGATCGTCGTGCTGCAGGTCGTGATCGCGATCGCCCTGGTGGGATCGGTGGCCGTTCAGGCCCTGATCGCCCCCCTGCTCTGGCTCGACCTCGGCGAGGGCGAGCTGCTCGGGCGCATCTTCCTGGTCGGCATCGTCGTTCTGGGCGTCGGCACGCTGCAGGTGTTCGGCATCTGCGTGTGGCTGCTGCTGAACAAGGTGCGTCGGGGATCGATCTTCTCGGAGTCGTCGTTCCTCTACGTCGACGTGATCATCGGCGCGATCCTCGTCGCCGCGATCCTGGCCCTGTCGCTCGCGATCGCTCTCGCCCCGGGCGATGCGGCCCCCGGAGTCGTGGGGCTGATCTGCGGTGCCTCGCTCGTCCTCGGCGGGATGGCGCTGCTCGTCGTCGTGATGAAGGCGCTGCTGCGTCAGGCGATCGCCAGCGAGGCCGAGGCGCAGACGCTCCGCGCAGAGCTCGACAACGAGGTGATCTGA
- a CDS encoding helix-turn-helix transcriptional regulator, whose translation MVRMPLTPAEVERGERLGALLRRARGERSMLAVALDAGVSPETLRKIESGRVATPAFSTIAAISGVLGLSLDAVWSEIGTDAERRTTAARIAS comes from the coding sequence ATGGTCCGGATGCCGCTCACCCCCGCCGAGGTCGAACGCGGCGAGCGCCTCGGCGCCCTGCTGCGCCGGGCGCGCGGCGAAAGGTCGATGCTCGCCGTCGCTCTGGACGCCGGAGTCTCCCCCGAGACGCTGCGCAAGATCGAGTCCGGCCGCGTCGCGACGCCCGCCTTCTCGACGATCGCGGCGATCAGCGGCGTGCTCGGCCTCTCGCTCGACGCCGTCTGGTCCGAGATCGGGACGGATGCCGAGCGCCGCACCACCGCGGCACGCATCGCCTCCTGA
- a CDS encoding PadR family transcriptional regulator: protein MNNAFPFGASGSSNADNPLGGLFGTGGLGGANGPAGALFDAFDQFRKSFEQRPSGGSRMARGDVRTAVLSLLAEKPMHGYQIINEIAERSGGTWKPSAGSVYPTLQLLADEGLISAEEQNGRKTYSLTEAGRAVADESSETKAPWESSDKDGHRNDPRFTALPKAGVDLAGAAAAVGRSGSPEQVQAAIDVLDDARRKLYSILAQD from the coding sequence ATGAACAACGCATTCCCCTTCGGCGCATCCGGCAGCAGCAACGCCGACAACCCGCTCGGCGGCCTCTTCGGCACCGGCGGCCTCGGCGGCGCGAACGGCCCGGCCGGCGCTCTGTTCGACGCGTTCGACCAGTTCCGCAAGTCGTTCGAGCAGCGCCCGTCCGGCGGCTCGCGCATGGCCCGCGGCGACGTGCGCACGGCGGTGCTCTCGCTGCTCGCCGAGAAGCCGATGCACGGCTACCAGATCATCAACGAGATCGCCGAGCGCAGTGGCGGAACCTGGAAGCCCAGCGCCGGATCGGTCTACCCGACCCTGCAGCTGCTCGCCGACGAGGGTCTCATCTCGGCCGAGGAGCAGAACGGTCGCAAGACCTACTCGCTGACCGAGGCGGGTCGCGCCGTCGCCGACGAGTCGTCGGAGACGAAGGCTCCGTGGGAGTCGTCCGACAAGGACGGCCACCGCAACGACCCGCGCTTCACCGCGCTCCCGAAGGCGGGCGTCGACCTCGCCGGTGCCGCCGCCGCGGTGGGTCGCAGCGGTTCGCCCGAGCAGGTGCAGGCCGCGATCGACGTCCTCGACGACGCGCGCCGTAAGCTCTACTCCATCCTCGCGCAGGACTGA
- a CDS encoding AarF/UbiB family protein — protein MTDAGEGRFAAPPTIPGTGGRSAAARDPRPAPGHRARYRRILNFAAREFLKVWWYELVLPRLGMSSVAERTRGPRMQRFARRFHVLAVDLGGLMIKVGQFMSSRLDVLPPEITAELEGLQDEVPAVPFADLRVVAEAELGMPLTRAYACFDETPVAAASLGQAHRARLSEQDAADTGLDTVVVKVQRPGIDEIVAVDLAALRRVARWAMRVRLVSDRVDAPALVEEFAETSLEEIDYLHEAASAERFRENFADDPRVDTPEIVWERSTRRVLTLSDVTAIKINDIDALRAAGIDPSQVADVFAEVMFDQVFTHSFVHADPHPGNIFVTPVLEAGPSTGPSTGSGTHGAGSGAQGEGAESQGEGAGTQARNFRLTFIDFGMMAEVPDNLRNGLRTLLIAVAGRDSRGLVAAAKEIGVLLPSADTNELERALTALFARFGGMGFAELSTVDPREFTAFADEFGDMVRSLPLQLPENMLLLIRAVSLTSGMCSGLNPAFNVWDAAEPYAGRLLRDESGNLIQDVAKRAMATAAVTMRLPQRIDNIITRIDDGNVSFDTSRLERRLDRLEGLARRIASGVLFAAMLVGGALLVTPLPPLGITLICVSALPLLHAVFAGMGRRGPR, from the coding sequence ATGACGGATGCCGGCGAGGGGCGCTTCGCAGCGCCACCGACGATTCCGGGGACGGGCGGCCGCAGCGCAGCGGCCCGCGATCCACGGCCGGCACCGGGGCACCGTGCCCGTTACCGACGGATCCTCAACTTCGCGGCACGCGAGTTCCTGAAGGTCTGGTGGTACGAGCTCGTGCTGCCGCGCCTCGGGATGTCATCGGTCGCGGAGCGCACGCGTGGACCGCGGATGCAGAGGTTCGCCCGGCGATTCCACGTGCTCGCGGTCGACCTCGGCGGGCTCATGATCAAGGTCGGACAGTTCATGTCGTCGCGCCTCGACGTGCTCCCGCCCGAGATCACCGCCGAGCTCGAGGGGCTGCAGGACGAGGTGCCCGCGGTGCCGTTCGCCGACCTCCGCGTCGTCGCCGAGGCTGAGCTGGGTATGCCGCTGACCCGCGCGTACGCCTGCTTCGACGAGACTCCGGTGGCCGCGGCATCCCTCGGTCAGGCGCATCGCGCCCGGCTCTCGGAGCAGGACGCCGCCGACACGGGACTCGACACGGTGGTCGTGAAGGTGCAGCGTCCGGGCATCGACGAGATCGTCGCGGTCGACCTCGCCGCCCTCCGCCGGGTGGCGCGCTGGGCGATGCGCGTGCGGCTCGTCTCGGATCGGGTCGACGCCCCCGCGCTCGTCGAGGAGTTCGCCGAGACGAGCCTCGAGGAGATCGACTACCTGCACGAGGCCGCGAGCGCCGAGCGGTTCCGGGAGAACTTCGCCGACGACCCGCGCGTCGACACCCCCGAGATCGTGTGGGAGCGGTCGACCCGTCGCGTACTGACGCTCTCGGATGTCACGGCGATCAAGATCAACGACATCGACGCGCTGCGCGCCGCCGGCATCGACCCCTCGCAGGTCGCCGACGTGTTCGCCGAGGTCATGTTCGACCAGGTGTTCACGCACAGCTTCGTGCACGCCGACCCGCATCCGGGGAACATCTTCGTGACGCCGGTGCTTGAGGCGGGCCCTTCGACAGGCCCTTCGACAGGCTCAGGGACCCACGGCGCGGGTTCAGGGGCGCAGGGTGAGGGCGCAGAAAGCCAGGGGGAGGGCGCAGGGACGCAGGCGCGGAACTTCCGGCTGACCTTCATCGACTTCGGGATGATGGCCGAGGTGCCGGACAACCTCCGCAACGGTCTGCGCACCCTCCTCATCGCCGTCGCCGGGCGCGACAGCCGAGGACTCGTCGCGGCCGCGAAGGAGATCGGCGTGCTGCTGCCGTCGGCCGACACCAACGAGCTCGAACGGGCGCTCACCGCCTTGTTCGCGAGATTCGGCGGCATGGGATTCGCCGAGCTCAGCACCGTCGACCCGCGCGAGTTCACCGCCTTCGCCGATGAGTTCGGCGACATGGTGCGGTCGCTTCCGCTGCAGCTGCCCGAGAACATGCTGCTGCTGATCCGCGCCGTCTCGCTGACGTCGGGCATGTGCAGCGGCCTCAACCCCGCCTTCAACGTATGGGATGCCGCGGAGCCGTACGCCGGCCGCCTGTTGCGCGACGAGTCGGGCAACCTGATCCAGGACGTGGCGAAGCGGGCCATGGCGACCGCCGCCGTGACCATGCGGCTGCCGCAGCGCATCGACAACATCATCACGCGCATCGACGACGGCAACGTGTCCTTCGACACCTCGCGTCTCGAGCGTCGACTCGATCGTCTGGAGGGTCTCGCGCGCCGAATCGCCTCGGGCGTGCTCTTCGCCGCGATGCTCGTCGGAGGCGCGCTGCTCGTGACGCCGCTGCCCCCGCTCGGCATCACGCTGATCTGCGTCTCGGCGCTGCCGCTGCTGCACGCGGTCTTCGCGGGGATGGGGCGGCGCGGGCCGCGCTGA
- a CDS encoding MFS transporter produces the protein MTALTTPPITQAAPRSSRRWLALGILALAQFLVVLDASIVNIALPVLGQQLGMDTAALAWVITAYVLAFGGLLLLGGRLADRYGHRRVFLVGAAGFVAASALAGLSFSAEMLLAARALQGASAALLAPAALALLTHLFPDAKERTTALGVWGGVAGIGSAAGVLLGGVLTATLGWQSVFFVNVPVGAIVLIAIPLLITRDGARASGRLDVAGAVTVTAALVALVGGFSAVEQLGFLHPLPLVLFAGALVLGAAFLVIERRSAEPLVPLSVFRNRSLALGNVVMVLGGAAMVALFFALSVYMQAVLGYDALAAGLSQLPLAGALVLVAGAVPSLIGRLGVRSVLIGSLLVLAGGLAWLAAAPSDAEFVAQLLGPTLLIGVGLGGAFVATTQLAVDGVEGGEAGLAGGLINTSQQIGGAVGLAVLGTIAGLRTASLEAGGASTADALTGGFAWLFLGAAALAVLGAGVVVVWRRG, from the coding sequence ATGACCGCTCTCACCACCCCGCCGATCACGCAGGCGGCCCCGCGCAGTTCGCGCCGCTGGCTCGCACTGGGCATCCTCGCGCTCGCGCAGTTCCTCGTCGTGCTCGACGCCTCGATCGTGAACATCGCGCTCCCGGTGCTCGGGCAGCAGCTCGGTATGGACACCGCCGCCCTCGCCTGGGTGATCACCGCCTACGTCCTCGCCTTCGGCGGGCTGCTGCTCCTCGGCGGACGACTGGCCGACCGCTACGGCCACCGCCGGGTGTTCCTCGTCGGGGCGGCCGGGTTCGTCGCGGCATCCGCCCTGGCCGGCCTCTCGTTCTCGGCCGAGATGCTCCTGGCGGCTCGCGCCCTGCAGGGCGCGTCGGCCGCGCTCCTCGCCCCGGCGGCACTGGCGCTGCTCACGCACCTCTTCCCGGATGCGAAGGAGCGCACCACGGCACTCGGCGTGTGGGGAGGAGTCGCCGGCATCGGCTCCGCGGCCGGCGTGCTGCTCGGCGGTGTGCTCACCGCGACCCTCGGATGGCAGTCGGTGTTCTTCGTGAACGTTCCGGTCGGGGCGATCGTGCTCATCGCGATCCCGCTGCTCATCACCCGCGACGGTGCCCGCGCATCGGGACGCCTGGACGTGGCCGGCGCCGTCACCGTGACGGCCGCGCTCGTCGCCCTGGTCGGAGGCTTCAGTGCCGTCGAGCAGCTCGGGTTCCTGCATCCGCTCCCTCTCGTGCTCTTCGCGGGCGCGCTGGTGCTGGGAGCCGCCTTCCTCGTGATCGAGCGTCGGAGTGCTGAGCCGCTCGTGCCGCTGTCGGTGTTCCGCAACCGCAGCCTCGCGCTCGGCAACGTCGTGATGGTGCTGGGTGGCGCTGCGATGGTCGCGCTGTTCTTCGCGCTGTCGGTCTACATGCAGGCGGTGCTCGGCTACGACGCCCTCGCCGCCGGGCTCTCGCAGCTTCCGCTCGCCGGTGCTCTCGTGCTCGTGGCCGGAGCGGTGCCGAGCCTGATCGGACGGCTCGGTGTGCGCTCCGTGCTCATCGGCTCGCTGCTCGTGCTCGCCGGCGGGCTGGCCTGGCTCGCGGCGGCACCCTCGGATGCCGAGTTCGTGGCGCAGCTGCTCGGCCCGACGCTGCTGATCGGCGTCGGCCTCGGCGGAGCGTTCGTCGCCACGACCCAGCTCGCGGTCGACGGCGTCGAGGGCGGCGAGGCGGGACTCGCCGGAGGACTCATCAACACGAGCCAGCAGATCGGCGGCGCGGTCGGGCTGGCCGTGCTCGGGACGATCGCCGGGCTGCGCACGGCGTCGCTCGAGGCCGGCGGCGCGTCGACAGCGGATGCCCTCACCGGCGGCTTCGCCTGGCTCTTCCTCGGTGCGGCGGCGCTGGCCGTGCTCGGTGCGGGGGTCGTCGTGGTCTGGCGGCGCGGGTGA
- a CDS encoding MFS transporter — protein sequence MTTTQPIVRPSAEAAALPQAQGPTIPRARFGFALAIVAQVAMMIAASAPSPFYPVLAQDIGFDAIVIAAVFAVYAVSLLLTLLTAGSLSDHVGRRPVVIAGLLLLAGSMFLFWHADAVATLFFARILQGIASGLLISALSATALDFAPGGRAGVAALWNALSPGIGLALGALASGVVLDLSGEALLDVFAPLSTAYLVLAVLFFLIPETAPRKPGVWASLSFRLSIPAAIRADFWRGAPAVVAGWATGGLFLSLGANIVHNELGGSAHVWQGLAVAMLAGVGAITAFLMRRRPPRTSVVFGTTALAVGTALSLAALGLGSLPFYLAATAVTGMGFGTAFSGVVASLAPRIPATQRADTFAVIYLLAYLAFGVPAVIAGSLVGIVGLGTVCVGYGIVVIALALVALVSRLRRAD from the coding sequence ATGACCACCACCCAGCCGATCGTCCGGCCGTCGGCCGAGGCCGCCGCCCTTCCGCAGGCGCAGGGACCCACGATCCCCCGCGCCCGGTTCGGATTCGCACTCGCGATCGTCGCCCAGGTCGCGATGATGATCGCCGCGAGCGCGCCCTCGCCGTTCTACCCGGTGCTCGCACAGGACATCGGCTTCGATGCGATCGTGATCGCGGCGGTCTTCGCCGTCTACGCCGTCTCCCTGCTGCTGACCCTCCTGACCGCCGGCTCGCTCTCCGACCACGTCGGCCGTCGGCCGGTGGTCATCGCGGGCCTGCTGCTCCTGGCGGGCAGCATGTTCCTCTTCTGGCACGCGGATGCCGTGGCGACGCTGTTCTTCGCCCGGATCCTGCAGGGCATCGCGAGCGGTCTGCTCATCTCCGCGCTCTCGGCGACCGCGCTCGACTTCGCGCCGGGCGGGCGCGCGGGCGTCGCAGCCCTGTGGAACGCACTGAGCCCCGGCATCGGTCTGGCGCTCGGGGCGCTCGCCTCCGGCGTGGTGCTCGATCTGAGCGGGGAAGCGCTGCTCGACGTGTTCGCCCCGCTCAGCACCGCCTACCTCGTGCTGGCCGTGCTGTTCTTCCTCATCCCGGAGACCGCACCGCGCAAGCCCGGCGTCTGGGCATCGCTCAGCTTCCGCCTCTCGATCCCCGCGGCGATCCGGGCGGACTTCTGGCGCGGCGCTCCGGCCGTGGTCGCGGGCTGGGCCACCGGCGGCCTGTTCCTGTCGCTCGGTGCGAACATCGTGCACAACGAGCTCGGCGGCTCCGCCCACGTCTGGCAGGGGCTCGCGGTCGCGATGCTCGCCGGCGTCGGGGCGATCACCGCGTTCCTGATGCGCCGCCGCCCGCCGCGCACCTCGGTCGTGTTCGGCACCACGGCGCTGGCCGTCGGAACCGCCCTGTCGCTCGCGGCGCTCGGACTCGGATCGCTCCCCTTCTATCTCGCCGCGACCGCCGTGACCGGCATGGGCTTCGGCACCGCGTTCTCGGGAGTCGTCGCCTCTCTCGCCCCGCGCATCCCCGCGACGCAGCGCGCCGACACCTTCGCCGTGATCTACCTGCTGGCCTACCTCGCATTCGGGGTGCCCGCGGTGATCGCCGGATCGCTCGTCGGCATCGTCGGGCTCGGAACCGTGTGCGTCGGATACGGCATCGTGGTGATCGCGCTCGCCCTCGTGGCCTTGGTGTCGCGGCTGCGCCGCGCGGACTGA
- the panD gene encoding aspartate 1-decarboxylase — protein sequence MRRTMLKSKIHRATITASDLHYVGSITIDPDLLEAADILPHEQVHVVDVDNGARFETYTLVGERGSGVIQVNGAAARLVHTGDTIIVISYADYSAEDLAEYSPTVVHVDRANSIIQVDDAVDRLLTEAAL from the coding sequence ATGCGACGCACCATGCTGAAGTCGAAGATCCACCGCGCGACCATCACCGCGAGCGACCTCCACTACGTCGGTTCGATCACCATCGACCCCGACCTGCTCGAGGCCGCCGATATCCTCCCGCACGAGCAGGTGCACGTCGTCGACGTCGACAACGGCGCGCGCTTCGAAACCTACACGCTCGTGGGTGAGCGCGGATCCGGTGTCATCCAGGTCAACGGCGCCGCCGCTCGCCTCGTGCACACCGGCGACACGATCATCGTCATCTCCTACGCGGACTATTCCGCGGAAGACCTCGCGGAGTACTCGCCGACGGTCGTGCACGTCGATCGGGCGAACAGCATCATCCAGGTCGACGACGCCGTCGACCGCCTGCTGACGGAGGCAGCGCTGTGA
- a CDS encoding helix-turn-helix transcriptional regulator has translation MPVVVDIDVMMARRKMSVGELAERIGITPTNLAVLKNGRAKAVRFTTLDALCEVLECQPGDLLRWEAEGAEGADS, from the coding sequence ATGCCCGTCGTCGTCGACATCGACGTGATGATGGCCCGCCGCAAGATGAGCGTCGGCGAGCTGGCCGAGCGCATCGGCATCACGCCCACCAACCTCGCGGTGCTCAAGAACGGACGCGCGAAGGCCGTGCGCTTCACGACCCTCGACGCGCTGTGCGAGGTGCTCGAGTGCCAGCCCGGAGATCTGCTGCGGTGGGAGGCCGAGGGCGCCGAAGGGGCCGACTCGTAG
- the map gene encoding type I methionyl aminopeptidase yields the protein MIEILNDDELARARDAGALVGGILQALKKRTAVGVNLLDLDRWTKQMIEDAGAESCYVDYAPSFGRGPFGHYVCTAVNDAVLHGMPHDYSLADGDLLTLDLAVTLRGISADAAISFIVGETQAPEDLALIDATERALAAGIAAVRPGARIGDLSRAIGTVLRGSGYTVNLEFGGHGIGSTMHQDPHVANDGRPGRGYILRPGLLLALEPWVMADTDELVTDADGWTLRSATGCRTAHTEHTIAVTAEGAEILTLPRS from the coding sequence ATGATCGAGATCCTGAACGACGACGAACTCGCCCGAGCGCGTGACGCCGGCGCCCTCGTCGGCGGCATCCTGCAGGCGCTGAAGAAGCGAACGGCCGTCGGCGTGAACCTGCTCGATCTCGACCGCTGGACGAAGCAGATGATCGAGGATGCCGGAGCCGAATCCTGCTACGTCGACTACGCGCCCTCCTTCGGACGCGGACCTTTCGGCCACTACGTCTGCACCGCGGTGAACGACGCCGTGCTCCACGGCATGCCGCACGACTACTCCCTCGCCGACGGCGATCTGCTCACGCTCGACCTCGCCGTCACTCTCCGGGGCATCTCGGCCGACGCGGCGATCAGCTTCATCGTCGGAGAGACGCAGGCGCCCGAGGATCTGGCCCTGATCGACGCGACCGAACGCGCGCTCGCCGCCGGTATCGCGGCTGTGCGGCCCGGCGCCCGCATCGGCGACCTGTCGCGCGCGATCGGCACCGTGCTGCGTGGCTCCGGCTACACGGTCAACCTCGAGTTCGGCGGGCACGGCATCGGCTCGACCATGCACCAGGACCCGCATGTCGCGAACGACGGTCGACCCGGTCGCGGCTACATCCTGCGCCCCGGGCTGCTGCTCGCGCTCGAGCCGTGGGTCATGGCTGACACCGACGAGCTCGTCACCGACGCCGACGGCTGGACGCTGCGCAGCGCGACCGGATGCCGCACCGCCCACACCGAGCACACGATCGCGGTCACGGCGGAGGGCGCCGAGATCCTCACCCTGCCGCGCAGCTGA